Part of the Armatimonadota bacterium genome is shown below.
GGTCAATGGTCAGCCGCACGTCGTTGCCCCGGTCCAGCCCCTCGATGAACTCGTGCCAGGGCTTCTCGTAGCTGCCGATGCCCAGAAAGGCGTCGCGGAGCGCGGACTGCACGCCGCTGCGGGAGTTGTAGCCGGTGACGTGGCAGGCATCCCGGCCCTGCGGGTAGACGCGTTCCCAGCCGCGCGTGGTGCGCCTCGCATCAAGCATGACGTCGCCATGACGGTCGAGCAGTTTGCCCGGCTCGATGCGCTTGAGCCGCTCCTGAGCGCGGGTGTTGTGCTCATCGGCGCGCAGCGACGGCGCGCGGAAGACCTGCCAGTACGACAGGTACGCACACTGGAGGGCGAAGCCCGCCATCGCCACCAGCGCAATCCGCCTGATGCCCGCCGACCACTCTCGCATGAGCCGGAATCAGTCCTCGTCGCTGCGGTGCGGTATGCAGTCGCGCGACACCGCGAGCAACAGCGACAGTGCGATGAAGTTCACTACCACCGATGTGCCCCCGTAGCTGACGAACGGCAGGGTGATGCCGGTGAGCGGGATCAGCTTGGTGACCCCGCCGACGATCACCAGGGTCTGCAGAGAAAAGACAGTGGCCAGGCCGGTGGCCAGCAGCGCGCCGAAGCGGTCGGTTGACTGCCAGGCGATGGCGAAGCCGCGCCAGGCCACCAGCGCCAGCAGCAGCAGCAGCCCCAAGGCGCCGACCAGCCCGAGCTGCTCGGCGCCGACCGCGAAGATCAGGTCGGTGGTGGCCGCCGGCATCGCCGCCCCCCCGCCGCTGGCGAAGCCGGTGCCCAGCACCCCGCCCACGCCCAGCGCAAAGAGCGCCTGCAGTATCTGGTAGCCGCCCTCGGTGGGCGCCTGCCAGGGGTTGATCCACATGTCAACGCGCGTCGCCACGTGGTGGAAGCCGTAGTAGGCGCCCACCCCGCCCAGCGCGAAGAGCACCAGCGCCACCAGCACGAAGCTCTTGCGCAGAGTCGCCAGGTAGACCATCGCCACGAACAGCCCGAAGAACAGCACCGCCGCGCCCAAGTCGCGCTGGAAGACGAAGATCGCCAGTGAGAAGCACA
Proteins encoded:
- a CDS encoding FtsW/RodA/SpoVE family cell cycle protein, which translates into the protein CFSLAIFVFQRDLGAAVLFFGLFVAMVYLATLRKSFVLVALVLFALGGVGAYYGFHHVATRVDMWINPWQAPTEGGYQILQALFALGVGGVLGTGFASGGGAAMPAATTDLIFAVGAEQLGLVGALGLLLLLALVAWRGFAIAWQSTDRFGALLATGLATVFSLQTLVIVGGVTKLIPLTGITLPFVSYGGTSVVVNFIALSLLLAVSRDCIPHRSDED